The Chryseobacterium wanjuense sequence AAGGGAATATTTTATAATGGGATCACTCTAATTAACGAGTGGTCTCTTTTTAAACTTAAAAATTTTATGTGATTCAATAATTTACATTAAAAATTTCTTCATTAAAAAATAAATTTAAAAGTTTTACTTATTAAATAATCTTAGGGAGACAGCTGTACAATGTATGGCTGTTTTTGTTTTTTGAATAATGATGATAAATATTCTATGAGATATTGTACGTTTTAAGTCATTGTCTTTGTTGATTTTATCTTGCTGTTTAGAATATTATTCTATCATTTTTGAAATTCCAGCAGTGTTTTAGATTTTTATTCTGTTTCATAATTTATTTAAAGATTAATTTGCTTATCTTTAATATATTAATTGTGTTTTTATTCTTTATTTCTACTTTTAAATGAAATAAATGATTTGTAATTTGTAATTGAGTTTGAAATAAATACCTGTAAAAAAGGAAAGGTAAAATTAATCACTAGATTAATAATTTTGCTGAGACAACTGCATGATTTGTAGTTGTCTTTTTATGTATGATTAAGGTTCAATATAATTAAAAATAAAAAACCACTGGAAGTCAGTGGTTTTTGTGGAGTTGGAGGTTTTTGAACCTATCATATTTTAACATAACCTAAAATATGTAATGTATCTATTTATCAGTATTTTAACTATATTTGTATAAGCTAATATACTTAGTTTTTATGTCTAAATATAGAAGAAGTAGCACCTAAACTGGCACCTGATGAACTACACTTTTAAACTTAAACAGCCCAATGGTACAAAGGAATCTTTGATTTATTTCCGTTCTTTTTTCAACAATGAAAATAAGAATTTCATCTATTCTACGGGTGAGAAAATAAAACCAAGCGAATGGGATTTTGAAGGCAGACAACCAAATGATCTAAACGGGAGGACTAAAAGGGCAGAAATTCATCGAAGCGTCAAAATGCAATTAGATCGGTACAGCAGTTTCTTCACAGAGATCGTTAATCGATATAAGAACATAAATGAGGAACTTACCGTCGATATTCTTAAACAAAGATTTGATGAAAAGTTCAAAAAAATTACTGTTAAAAGTGATTTCTTTAGAATTTATCAGGAGTTTTTAGATGAGAAAGAAAATGACTATACTGGGAATTCAATTTCAAATTCTACTTTAAAGCGTTACAAATGCAATAAGAATCTACTCGAAGATTTTGAAAGCAATTGTAAAGTTAAGATTACTCTGGGAAAATTTGATGATAAACTTTACAATAGGTTTTTAAAGTACTGTATTGAGGAAAAAAAGCATTCTGCAAATACATTACATAGAAATGTTGGTTTGCTCAAAACTTTCCTTCTTTGGGCTCTCAATAAAAAATATACATACAATAACAATTTTATTACTTTTAAAAAACCTGCGAAATTCACAACTGATGAAATAGCTTTAAATTATGAACAAGTTGAGCTCATATACAATTATGACTTCAGTGATAATAAAAGATTGGAAAGGGTACGTGACCTTTTTGTTTTTGGATGCACTACAGGGATGAGGTTTGGCAATTACAGCACGATTTCAAAAAGTGATGTTGATGGTAATTTCATACGAGTGATCGATTTAAAAAGTAAATCTAAAAACTTAGCAATTCCTTTAAACAGTATTTCTAAATCAATACTCGAAAAGTATGATTATAACCTGCCTAGTATTACAAATCAGAAGATGAATGAGTATATTAAGGAGGTTTTTAAAAAGCTAGAATTTACTGATGAAATAAAGAAGACTATGAAGTATGGTGATGAGTTGGTAGACCAAAAAGCTGAGTTTTGGACAAGAATTTCCTCACATACTGCAAGGAGGAGTTTCATCACTATAATGAAGAACAAACGAGTTCCGGATAAAGTAATTATGAGTTACACTGGTCATACTAGCTTAGAAGTCTTTAATGCTTATTACAGACCAAGTGAAGATGATAAGATCAACTATATGAATGAAGTTTTTAAATAATCTCCACTTTACGTTATGGATCAGAAAAAACTTTACGGACGTTGGAATTTTTGGGAAGAATTTGTAGGCTATCCAATGATGATTTATTTATGGATTAGAAGGCCAAAAATTCACAAACGTTTGCGAAGTAGAATTGAAAAAGCGCAACAAAAATCCTCTAAAATCGTTCTCGATGAAAAGTTGAGAAATGAATTTTTGATTAGATATGACAAGTTAGACAATTTCTTCAGTTTTCATTTCAGAGATATTGATGCATCAAGAAATCACAATTTTGAAGAAAAGATCCAATACTGTTTGGATCAATATAAAAAAGAATCAAACAGCCTGTTAAGTTCAAGTAATCTGATGAAATTGCAGGGCAATTTTTTAAATGGTGTCGAAACTACACTTTTTCTATATTTCGCCTTAAAACATAAAACAAATAGAGAAATTAGTTTATCTGATATTATGATTGGTGATAACAGTTCAAAAATTTTCCTCGCTTTTTTAAAAGACAAAAAATTCATCGATGAAAATCACAACCTGCTAGTAGATCAGAAATCTTCATTTATAAGAATTCACCGTTTTCTAAAAGACAATCACATAATCAATCCAGATTTTCAAGATACTACAATAATCGAGGCTATGGAAAATGAATATAATACCAATTTTGACAAAGGAACATTTTCTAGGGCAGTTACTGTAAAAGCTAATGATTTTGAAGAAAATATCTATCAAGAGTTATCTAAGATTTTCAATATTAAATTTTAAGCACTTTCTATAAACTATCCCAATATTACTTTCGGCAAATTGCTTATATTTGATTTTAGCTGCAATTAAACAAACACATTAAAGAAAAAATGGGACACTACGATGCTTATTTAGTATGTGAAAATGGACACGGAGTTAATGACTCTTTTTACAAGAATCCAGAATTTAATAAGAATTTCTGTACAACTTGTGGTGCTAAAACATTAAAAAATTGCCCAACCTGCGGTAAAGAAATTCAAGGCGATTATCATATTGAAGGAGTTATTGATTTAACAGCAGGCCCAACGCCTGTCCCAGACATATGTAAATATTGTGGTACAGACTTTCCTTGGAAGTCTATAAGGGCAAAAATAGCAGAGAATGTAAAATCAACCAATAAAGACGATATATTGATATTGGAAACAATTATGGACAAGTTCCATCTTGTTGTTAAACAAATAAGACAGCGATATAATGACCGTACTACATTAGACGTTGAAGATGAATATGATGTTCAAGACTTGTTACATTCACTTTTGAAAATATACTACGACGATATACGAACTGAAGAATGGAATCCTAGCTATGCAGGAAGTAGCACGCGGTCGGACTTTTTACTTAAAAATGAAAAAATCGTTATTGAGGTCAAAAAGACAAGAAACACTTTAAGAGCAAAACAATTAGGAGAACAACTTATTATTGACATTGCAAAATATAAAACGCACCCCGATTGCAACCTACTGTTTTGTTTTGTTTATGATCCCGATGGCTATATCAATAATCCTATCGGAATAGAAAATGACTTAAAGCAAGACAGGAAGGAAGAAATGCAAGTCAAAGTAAAAATTATTCCGAAAGGACATTAGATAATTCGCGGTTAATCATCTCTTGTGTAAGTTATTTCTAAACTTTGTCTTTGTTGACTATAATAATCTAAGTTTCGTTAGCTGAAACCCGTCTTGAAGAAAGTATCCAAATCACTGTTCCGAATTAATAAAAAATTACATCTATGAAGAAATGTTCTTATTGTGGAAAAGAATCTAAATTAACTAAAGAACATATTTGGCCAAAATGTATTATTAAAAGAGCTCCTGAGCTAAATATGAAATACTTAGAAAGTCAAAAGAAAGTATTTTCCCGAGAATTAGTTATTTCTGATGTTTGTTCTGATTGCAATAACACTAAACTGTCATATCTAGATGCATATATTTGTCAGTTATATGATAGATACTTCAAATTTTTTAAAGACAAGAGAGAAACTTTTGAGTTTGAATGTAACTATGATTTATTGCTTAGAAGTCTTTTAAAAATAACTTACAACTCTTCTAGAACTATTGTAAAATCAAATAATTTCTTTCAAAAATACAAAGATTATATCCTTGAAGGAGGAAGGACTAGAGAAGATATAATAGTAAAACTTGATATAGTTATACCGGCAATTATTGATGGAAATAAAGTTTATCCAAAATCTGCGAGATGTGGAACTTTAGATATAGGAATAACTTCCGAGAATTTTATAATGCGGACAGTTGCCATAAATTCATACTATTTTTCAATTCTTTTTTCGAAAGAAGAACAAATTCCGGATACATTTTTACCTGAACTAAATAATATTTTACAACGTATTCCTGGCTCAATAATCAATCCGTATGATTCTATTACAGTTATCAAGCATTTTTCAAATGAAAATACAATATCTGTACACGAAGGTTTAATAAATAAAATATCAGAAGCGAAAAAAAGATAAATAAATTCAAATTATCTATTTACTTACAGGAATTTATAATTTATTGAAATCTTAAATTCTAACATATAATACATTATTCTAATTCTGTGTTTAGATTAAATTGCTTAATATCAGCTATCAAACTTTACGCAATTGAGTAGAATTGCATCATTAGTTATTCCAATCATACAATTTTGTCTGCAAATAAATACAACAGATTATGCAGGCAACAAATCCATTCCAAACCATTCTCGACGAATTAGAGGAAGTAAAAGACTTACTCTATTCTCTCAAAAAAGAACCTGAAATTGAGTTGAAAAAAAAACTATACTCTATCAAAGAGTGCTCAGAAATTCTTAAACTTGATTATCAGACCGTACGCTCACACATTTTAAAAGGTAACATCAAAGCGGAGCAAATAGGAAGATTCTACAGGGTTAACCATTTTGATCTGATGGATGCTTTAAACGAGGTCAAATCGCTTAAGTACAGAAGATAGGTTAGACTTTATTTATCAAGCATTGTAATTCACCTTTCTGTACTTCCTGTACAGAATCAAACCTTAAAAATATGAGCGAAAAAATCCCATACCTCAGAGTAGGCACAACCTATTATAAAACTATCGAGAAACCATTGATCTCCGGAGACAAGATTTCAATTTTGGTGCGTTGGAACCGTGAAACGATAATTAGCGACCACGGAAAAATCTACGTATCAAAAGTTTCAAAGTATGATGGCTTCTGCTGTATTCCTTCTCATCTTGACTACAAGCAGATCATTGACGGATTCTACAATATTTATAATGAGATTCCTTATCAACCAATCAATGAAAATACTAATTCTGAAGATTTAGAAAACAAAATTCCATTCTCACTTAAATTTATGGAGCATATTTTCGGAGAGCAATTAGAATTAGGTTTAGATTACATAAAGATATTGCTTGAATATCCAACACAGATACTTCCTATTCTATGTTTGGTAAGTAAGGAAAGATCTACCGGAAAATCAACTTTCATAAAATGGCTGAAATCCATCTTTGGATTAAATATGACCTACATCAAAGGTGACTCATTCAGCAGTCAGTTCAATTCAGATTGGACTTCGATGCTGATCGTTGCGATTGACGAAGTATTCTTTGACAAAAAGGAAATCACAGAACGCTTAAAATATCTTTCGACGACTGACAAAGATAAGAAGGAGGCAAAGGGAAAAGACCGTGAAGAAGTCGAATTCTTTGGCAAATTCATTCTCTGTTCCAATAACGAGGACAACTTTATTCAGATCGATGAAAATGAGATCAGATTCTGGATTATCAAAGTAAAATCAATCAAAAGCGAGAACACCGAATTTCTAAAAAATCTCAATGAAGAGATCCCGTATTTTCTTCGATACCTAATTCAAAGACCTTTCCACAGTCATAAACAGACAAGGATGTGGTTCACGGATTCACAGATCAGAACAAAGGCTCTTCAAAGATTGGTTTGGAAGAACAACAATAAACTGGAATCCAAGATTATCGAACTTTTATATGAGTTTTTCGAAAGTAATGAAGACAGCAAGATCCATTGTATTCCTCAGGATATTTTCAATATGCTCGGTAAGATGTTCAGCAAACAATATTGGACAGTCAATGATGTCCGGAAAATCTTGAAAGAAAACTGGAAACTTGAACCTCAAAGTAATTCTTTGGCATATGTAAAATACGACCTCGATTATGGTTTGAGTTTTTTCCAACAGAACAAAGCAGGACGGTATTTTACAATAGAAAGAAATTTTATTCTTCAGAGATTTGATGAAATGATGAGTTAATTGATAATGAAAATAAAATCAATTAGTTACATCTCATCAAAAGCCTCATCAAATTTTTTAATATTGGTTTTTGATGAGAGTATGATGAGTAGAATATTTCCACTTTGATGAGACGATGAGACTTTGATGAGGATTTAAATTATTGTTATTCAATTTTTTCCAAAGCTTTCTCATCAATTCATCAAAAATTACTCAAATACAAACTCATCCGCTTTCGCCAACAGGGGATATTCTATTTATTATTAAAAAACATTAATTATTATAACAATGAACTGCAAAAAATTTAACAGCATATCGTTGGAAGAAGTCCTCCTTTCTCTCGGACACCTTCCCACGAAACAAAATGAAAAAGAAGCTTGGTATCTCAACCCCTTTGCCAGCGAATCCCAAGCCTCTTTTAAATTGGATAAAAAAATTAACGCTTGGTATCTTCACTCAGAGGGTATAGGTGGGAATAACACCGATTTTATGAAAAAGTATTTGAAAACTTCGGTCAATGAAGTTCTGGAATGGGCACAAAAACAAAATTTTTCTTTTTTTCATCAGCAACAACAACATTTTAAAAAGTCGGAACCAAATTACAGAATTGATGGAATACTGAATTTAGAGAATCCAAACCTGAAAAAATATTTACAGGGACGAGGCTTGACCTCAAAAATATACGATCACATTAAAGAAATACGATTTACAGTCGGAGAAAAGAAACTCTACGCAATTGGATTCGAAAATTTATCCGGAGGCTTTGAGCTTCGTAATTCATTTTACAAAGGTTCATTGTTGAAAAAGGATATTTCAATAATCGATCTCAATAATAATGCAATGGCTTTATCAAATGTTCAAGATAAAAACATCAAAGCCGTGGCGGTTTTTGAAGGCTTTATGGATGCCTTGTCTTTTATAGAAATGCAAAGATCTTTCGCCGGAGATCTTCTCGTAATGAATTCCATTGCTCTTTTAAACAAATCCATAGAACGTTTGAAAAACTACTCTGATATCAATCTGTTTCTCGACAACGATAATGCAGGAATTAAATGTAAATCTCAGATCATAAAATCTTTTTCGCAAGCAAAAGATTACTCCGGAATTTATTCCAACCATAAAGATCTCAACGAATTTTTGATACATCGAATAAAAAATGATGTAGTTAATAAATTAGGAAAACAATCTGAAAAATTTCCTGAAGCGGACGAATTGCAAATAAGACATCAGGAAACTGAACTTAAAAATTTAAATGGTTTTAAAAGGAAACGTTGATAAAGCTTGCTGTATGTTTTACCAACTACCTGCAGAAGTTAGGAGCGCATTCGCAACTTTGAAGGTCGTTCCTCCCAACAAAGTTTCAAATACGCTCTGCGAGGCTTCAACCTGAGTAAAATAGCATAAGGTTGATTGTTACCAACCTGTGTAAAAAATACGCAGGTCTTTAACGAAGGTGTGTAAAAAATGCACAGGTAAATTTAATTGCTGTATAATTTTTATACAACAATTTTGATTGGAAACATATAGCACAAACTTCAAAGATGAAAACTAATGAAGACTTCGATAAATTTCAAGGCAGTCAAATCGGACTCTGAAACTCATAATTTCAGAAAGAAAACTTTCGACTACATCCGTAAAGATCTGACACCAAACAATGAATATTGGTTAGAACAGAAAATATCTATTAGAATGCAGAAGATTGAAGCATATTGCAAAGCTAAGTCAGGAAGAAAATTGCAAAAGAATGCAATGCCAATTCGGGAAGCTGTAGTTGTTATAAAAGAAAATACGACGATGTTGGAACTTCAAAACTTGGCAAAAAGACTGGAAGATGAACTGAAAATCCGTGTTTTTCAAATTGCTATACATAAAGATGAAGGTCATACCGATAAGGACACGAAAGAATGGAAGCCAAATTACCACGCTCATTTGGTGGCTGATTGGCAAGATTTGGAAACGGGTAAAACACTTAAACATCAATCTTACCACTATTCAAAAATGCAAGATCTGACAGCTGAATGCCTGAATATGGAAAGGGGGATTTCTGGATCTAGAGGAAGATTGGAAGCTATTGAGTTTAAGATTCAAAAGAAAGAAGAAGATCTCAAAGTTTTGGAAGAAATGTATAACAAAATGAAATCTGAGATGAGTTTAGATAAATCCCAGCAACTGATTGTAAAGGAAAATGATTTTTTGGGTTTTAAAAGACTCAATACTGATAAAACAATTGCGAATTATGAAAAAACATTTCGAATCTATAGAAGCACAATTCAAAAAAGTAAAACAGACTTGGAATCTAAGTCCAAACAGATTGCTGAACTCAGTACAAAAGTTGATAGCTTAAATAAAGAAGTTCAATCATTCAAAAATAAGTATTCCGTGCTATTGACTGAGCCAAATGTTTTTGCTTCAGAAAAGAAAAAATATTTAGATTCTGTCACCAATATTCTTGAAAGAAAGGTCAAATTTGAAAGATATAAATATCCTAATATTGACAGGACAGAAAATCAAAAGCTAATATCGGAAATGGGGCAGATTGCAGAAAACATTTGTAAAGAAAATAATATCCCATTCTCTGCTATTAATGAGATTTTTAAAAATAATGAGATGGCAGTTCAGCTTTTCTCTATACTACGTTTCGGTACTAATGATGCAAATTATATGACTGAGGATATTCCAATTGGCAAGCAAAAGAGGAGAAAAAGACTGTAAATACAAGTAGTGTCAAAATGTGTCTTTTTGCCTTTGAGTTAAAAGAATCTATTCATTCCGGAAATTTTTCCTATGTAAGATCACCAAACTAAAAATATGTTTTCATAATTGAATTAATACTTCAATTTTTTATAAGAGCAATGGAGTTCATTTTATCTGCATTTGTTCTCACAAAACATTTTTAAATCCATAGAAAATTAAAAAATAATAAATATTTGTAAGCGCTTATTTATCAAATCATCAAAATAAATTTTAAATTAGTGATAAGAATTACAATAGGAAGTTCTATAAATGAAATTACTTGTTCGGCAAGCGCCCAACCACTAGGCAATATTTATCATCATGAAAAATACATATGGAAAAAGATATCATTACATTTGGATTTGAGATTCCAGGTTATTCAAATTTTGAAAAAAATATAACATCCAACGTATCCCTTATGGATGCTGATATTGTTGTTATTTGTCCAGAAATAATAAAGCCAAGTAGTCATAGTTGGGTGAGCTTTTCATCAGGTGGCGGCGGTTGTTATGATGTGTCAGCTTCGACAAATTTTATTAACAAGTTGCAGCATTTGAAAAAAGAATTAACTGACATGCTTAAACTTGGGAAAACAATCTTTATACTTTTAAGTGAAAAAAATACATTCCTTATTGCTTTAAGCACTTCACATCCCAGAAAAGGACAAACTACATACAACACAACCTCCTCATCAAATTATGATTTTTTACCAATTAGTATTGGGAAGCTAACCTCTGCATCTGGTGACAAAATAATTTTTACGGGAAATTCGATTTTTGCTAATTTTAATAAAGAATACAATAAGAATTTGGTTTATAAAGCTTACGTAGAAAATTCAGAGAACTGCAATATTGTATACACCGGAAAAGACACAAACAAAATTTTAGGTTCAATTCAAAAAGTTGGAAATGGTCATTTGATAACATTACCGATGATAGAGTTTAATAAAGACTTCACAAAGTACGATGAGGAAAAGGATAAATATTTTTGGACAAAGGAAGGAGTTAGTTTTGGTAAAAACTTCATTCAAAATTTATTAGAAATTGACAAAAATCTCACAAGTAATTCGAATAAAACCCCTATCCCAGATTGGGCTTCGTTAGATGAGTTTGTAACTTCAAAAGCAAAATCTATTGAAAAATCTATCGAAACTAATAATAAGAAGATACTTGAGCTGAAAGAAAGCAATATTAAATACAATGATTTACTGCTTGAAGAAAATAAAATTAAAGATTTACTTTTCGAATCGGGTAAACCA is a genomic window containing:
- a CDS encoding site-specific integrase translates to MNYTFKLKQPNGTKESLIYFRSFFNNENKNFIYSTGEKIKPSEWDFEGRQPNDLNGRTKRAEIHRSVKMQLDRYSSFFTEIVNRYKNINEELTVDILKQRFDEKFKKITVKSDFFRIYQEFLDEKENDYTGNSISNSTLKRYKCNKNLLEDFESNCKVKITLGKFDDKLYNRFLKYCIEEKKHSANTLHRNVGLLKTFLLWALNKKYTYNNNFITFKKPAKFTTDEIALNYEQVELIYNYDFSDNKRLERVRDLFVFGCTTGMRFGNYSTISKSDVDGNFIRVIDLKSKSKNLAIPLNSISKSILEKYDYNLPSITNQKMNEYIKEVFKKLEFTDEIKKTMKYGDELVDQKAEFWTRISSHTARRSFITIMKNKRVPDKVIMSYTGHTSLEVFNAYYRPSEDDKINYMNEVFK
- a CDS encoding DUF2321 domain-containing protein, which translates into the protein MGHYDAYLVCENGHGVNDSFYKNPEFNKNFCTTCGAKTLKNCPTCGKEIQGDYHIEGVIDLTAGPTPVPDICKYCGTDFPWKSIRAKIAENVKSTNKDDILILETIMDKFHLVVKQIRQRYNDRTTLDVEDEYDVQDLLHSLLKIYYDDIRTEEWNPSYAGSSTRSDFLLKNEKIVIEVKKTRNTLRAKQLGEQLIIDIAKYKTHPDCNLLFCFVYDPDGYINNPIGIENDLKQDRKEEMQVKVKIIPKGH
- a CDS encoding helix-turn-helix domain-containing protein; its protein translation is MQATNPFQTILDELEEVKDLLYSLKKEPEIELKKKLYSIKECSEILKLDYQTVRSHILKGNIKAEQIGRFYRVNHFDLMDALNEVKSLKYRR
- a CDS encoding primase-helicase family protein → MSEKIPYLRVGTTYYKTIEKPLISGDKISILVRWNRETIISDHGKIYVSKVSKYDGFCCIPSHLDYKQIIDGFYNIYNEIPYQPINENTNSEDLENKIPFSLKFMEHIFGEQLELGLDYIKILLEYPTQILPILCLVSKERSTGKSTFIKWLKSIFGLNMTYIKGDSFSSQFNSDWTSMLIVAIDEVFFDKKEITERLKYLSTTDKDKKEAKGKDREEVEFFGKFILCSNNEDNFIQIDENEIRFWIIKVKSIKSENTEFLKNLNEEIPYFLRYLIQRPFHSHKQTRMWFTDSQIRTKALQRLVWKNNNKLESKIIELLYEFFESNEDSKIHCIPQDIFNMLGKMFSKQYWTVNDVRKILKENWKLEPQSNSLAYVKYDLDYGLSFFQQNKAGRYFTIERNFILQRFDEMMS
- a CDS encoding toprim domain-containing protein, with amino-acid sequence MNCKKFNSISLEEVLLSLGHLPTKQNEKEAWYLNPFASESQASFKLDKKINAWYLHSEGIGGNNTDFMKKYLKTSVNEVLEWAQKQNFSFFHQQQQHFKKSEPNYRIDGILNLENPNLKKYLQGRGLTSKIYDHIKEIRFTVGEKKLYAIGFENLSGGFELRNSFYKGSLLKKDISIIDLNNNAMALSNVQDKNIKAVAVFEGFMDALSFIEMQRSFAGDLLVMNSIALLNKSIERLKNYSDINLFLDNDNAGIKCKSQIIKSFSQAKDYSGIYSNHKDLNEFLIHRIKNDVVNKLGKQSEKFPEADELQIRHQETELKNLNGFKRKR